From Acidihalobacter aeolianus, a single genomic window includes:
- a CDS encoding gamma-glutamyl-gamma-aminobutyrate hydrolase family protein: protein MNRPTPTVGITTFGLCFGSENNDRFWLPHHYVDQVIRAGGLPILLPPAPDYPLAALVATLDGLILTGGGDVEPARYDAPCHAATVYIDPARDAFEFALTRQCIERDIPVFAICRGMQVFNVALGGTLCQHLEQPEDLSLCDTPHRDHPRGPIAHTVAIDEDSHLYTHVGRAHLSVMSNHHQCVDHLGEGLRVCARADDGVIEAVESVNGLRAIAIQWHPELGGEDAAIQARLFDAFLGMCAEPARRQRSQT, encoded by the coding sequence GTGAACAGGCCCACGCCCACGGTCGGCATTACCACCTTCGGACTCTGCTTCGGGTCCGAAAACAACGACCGCTTCTGGCTGCCGCATCACTACGTCGATCAGGTGATCCGCGCCGGCGGCCTCCCGATCCTGTTGCCGCCGGCACCGGACTATCCGCTGGCCGCGCTCGTCGCCACCCTCGACGGTCTGATCCTGACCGGCGGCGGCGATGTCGAGCCGGCGCGCTACGACGCGCCCTGTCACGCAGCGACCGTGTACATCGACCCGGCACGCGACGCCTTCGAGTTCGCCTTGACACGCCAGTGCATCGAGCGCGACATACCGGTCTTCGCCATCTGCCGAGGCATGCAGGTATTCAACGTCGCGCTCGGCGGCACCCTGTGCCAGCACCTCGAACAACCGGAAGACTTAAGCCTCTGCGACACGCCGCACCGCGACCATCCGCGCGGCCCGATCGCCCACACCGTGGCCATCGACGAGGACAGCCACCTGTACACCCATGTCGGCCGCGCGCACCTCTCGGTGATGTCCAATCATCATCAGTGCGTGGACCATCTGGGCGAGGGCCTGCGCGTCTGTGCACGGGCGGACGACGGCGTGATCGAGGCGGTCGAATCCGTCAACGGACTGCGGGCCATTGCCATCCAGTGGCATCCGGAACTCGGCGGTGAGGATGCCGCGATTCAGGCTCGCCTGTTCGACGCCTTCCTCGGGATGTGCGCCGAGCCGGCGCGGCGCCAGCGGAGCCAGACATGA
- a CDS encoding peptide ABC transporter substrate-binding protein: MSAPLSSRGGLTRRLLTGLLLLPGAVLAQGRPTTVATAPNVGGFGAPQTVTSFSPVYNDDSNTDMQAYSILYTPLIWPSPVITVDWKLGLAESVHYNRQRTVVTVKLKPRRWTDGTPVTAADVVYTWKLIEQQGRSYGLYGVGGMPYVIRQAQAISADTVRFTLKHPVSEHWFTLNALSQLYPLPAKAWGQHSNTYFRNHETDMQLMRVSDGPYRLDRFVPGRYARFSVNPYYPGKLPVRHFELRFFTDWTTQFSALKTGELQIGEIPTPLYSARRLVAHLPSYANAPGKAGFYPYEFRMIRLNFRNPKIAFMRDETVRQALQMTIPQQAIIDVVFHGLGAASFTAVPPVPDTYLSPSMKALDEHPNREYDPAKAARLLDQDGWKVHDGVRAKDGKRLEFTLLYLTGSRAQTEEADMLKASWQKLGVMVHLKRMPQATLLATVRSGKSEAAMLLWAYAPNMYPSGDGLFNASGVLASGFHDAALDTAINASIQPHGREALWHYEALLAKQLPVLFLPVPGYQVRHDACLSGMRDYLNPAAYIAPQALRWKTSGSCMQHS, translated from the coding sequence ATGAGCGCACCGCTTTCCTCCCGGGGCGGCCTGACGCGACGCCTGCTGACGGGTCTGCTGCTCCTGCCCGGAGCCGTGCTGGCCCAGGGCCGCCCGACCACCGTCGCCACGGCGCCCAACGTGGGCGGTTTCGGGGCGCCACAGACCGTCACCTCGTTCTCACCCGTCTACAACGACGATTCGAACACCGACATGCAGGCCTACAGCATCCTCTACACGCCGCTGATCTGGCCCTCGCCCGTGATCACCGTCGACTGGAAGCTCGGCCTCGCCGAATCGGTGCACTACAACCGCCAGCGCACCGTCGTGACCGTCAAGCTCAAGCCGCGCCGCTGGACCGACGGCACCCCGGTCACCGCCGCCGATGTGGTCTACACCTGGAAGCTGATCGAACAGCAGGGCAGATCCTATGGACTTTACGGCGTCGGCGGCATGCCCTACGTCATCCGGCAGGCACAGGCCATTTCGGCCGACACGGTGCGCTTCACGCTCAAGCACCCGGTGAGCGAACACTGGTTCACCCTCAACGCCCTGTCCCAGCTCTATCCGCTGCCCGCCAAGGCCTGGGGACAACACAGCAACACCTACTTCCGTAACCACGAGACCGACATGCAGCTCATGCGCGTCTCCGACGGGCCCTATCGCCTAGACCGCTTCGTCCCGGGACGCTACGCACGCTTCTCCGTCAACCCGTATTACCCGGGCAAACTGCCGGTTCGTCATTTCGAGTTGCGCTTCTTCACCGACTGGACCACCCAGTTCTCCGCGCTCAAGACCGGCGAGCTGCAGATCGGCGAGATACCCACCCCGCTGTACAGCGCCCGGCGACTCGTCGCGCACCTGCCGAGCTACGCCAACGCTCCCGGCAAGGCAGGTTTCTATCCCTACGAATTCCGCATGATCCGGCTGAATTTCCGCAATCCGAAGATCGCCTTCATGCGCGACGAAACGGTTCGCCAGGCACTGCAGATGACGATCCCGCAGCAAGCCATCATCGACGTGGTGTTCCACGGGCTCGGCGCGGCGAGCTTCACCGCCGTCCCGCCCGTGCCCGACACCTATCTCTCGCCGTCGATGAAGGCCCTGGACGAGCACCCGAACCGCGAGTACGACCCGGCCAAGGCCGCGCGTCTGCTCGATCAGGATGGATGGAAGGTGCACGATGGCGTGCGCGCCAAGGACGGCAAACGCCTCGAATTCACTCTGCTCTATCTCACCGGCAGCCGCGCGCAGACCGAGGAGGCCGACATGCTCAAGGCCTCCTGGCAAAAGCTCGGCGTCATGGTGCATCTCAAGCGCATGCCACAGGCCACCCTGCTCGCCACCGTGCGCAGCGGAAAATCCGAGGCGGCCATGCTGCTCTGGGCCTATGCACCCAATATGTACCCGTCCGGCGACGGCCTGTTCAACGCCAGCGGCGTACTCGCCAGCGGCTTTCACGACGCCGCACTGGACACCGCCATCAACGCCTCCATCCAGCCGCACGGCCGCGAGGCGCTATGGCACTATGAAGCGTTGCTGGCAAAGCAACTGCCGGTGCTGTTTCTGCCCGTTCCCGGCTATCAGGTCAGGCACGACGCCTGCCTGAGCGGAATGCGCGACTACCTCAACCCCGCGGCCTACATCGCGCCGCAGGCACTCCGCTGGAAGACCTCCGGCAGCTGCATGCAACACAGCTGA
- a CDS encoding peptide ABC transporter substrate-binding protein has protein sequence MPSSRRIPRLRRTLVAIACLAGLTTGGAATANAPRTIVTTPNVGGFGAPQTVTSFSPLYNDVSNTDMQAYSILYTPLIWPSPVITVDWKLGLAESVHYNPQRTVVTVKLKPRRWTDGTPVTAADVVYAWKLIKQQGNSYGLYGVGGVPEGIKQVTAVSPDTVRFTLKHPVNENWFTLNGLSQFYALPAKVWGHHSNTYFRNHETDMKLMRVSDGPYRLDSFVSGRYARYSANPGYPEKLPVQRFELRFFPDWTTQFSALKTGELQIGEVPTPLYSAQHLVAHLHTFESVPGKPGFLPYEFRMIWLNFKNPQIAFMRDEKVRQALQMAIPQQAIIDVVFHGLGAASFTAVPPVPDTYLSPSMKDMDEHPNREYDPAKAARLLTSDGWKMHDGVRTKEGQLLEFTLLYLTGSRAQTEEADILKASWQKLGVVVHLKRMPQATLLATVQPNGHWETAMLLWSYAPDFYPSGDGLFNTGGGANFGQYSNPALDAAITGSTQPHGRDALWHYEALLAKQLPVLFLPVPGYLVKSDGCFSNMREYLNPTAYIAPQALVWKPGTSCQPRS, from the coding sequence ATGCCGTCGTCCCGCAGAATCCCGCGCCTCCGCCGTACGCTGGTCGCCATCGCCTGTCTTGCCGGATTGACTACCGGCGGCGCGGCCACGGCGAACGCACCACGCACCATCGTCACCACGCCCAACGTGGGTGGTTTCGGGGCGCCGCAGACCGTCACCTCGTTTTCGCCGCTGTACAACGACGTGTCGAACACCGACATGCAGGCCTACAGCATTCTCTACACGCCGCTGATCTGGCCCTCGCCCGTGATCACCGTCGACTGGAAGCTCGGCCTCGCCGAATCGGTGCACTACAACCCCCAGCGCACCGTCGTGACCGTCAAGCTCAAGCCGCGCCGCTGGACCGACGGCACCCCGGTCACCGCCGCCGACGTGGTCTATGCCTGGAAACTGATCAAACAGCAGGGCAATAGTTATGGCCTCTACGGTGTCGGCGGCGTCCCCGAGGGCATCAAACAGGTCACTGCCGTCTCACCCGATACGGTGCGCTTCACGCTCAAGCACCCGGTCAACGAGAACTGGTTCACCCTCAACGGACTCTCCCAGTTCTATGCTTTGCCCGCCAAGGTATGGGGCCATCACAGCAACACGTACTTCCGTAACCACGAGACCGACATGAAACTCATGCGCGTCTCCGACGGTCCCTACCGGCTCGACAGCTTTGTCTCCGGGCGCTATGCACGCTATTCCGCCAACCCGGGCTACCCGGAGAAATTGCCCGTGCAGCGCTTCGAACTGCGCTTCTTCCCGGACTGGACCACCCAGTTCTCCGCGCTCAAGACCGGCGAATTGCAGATCGGCGAGGTGCCGACGCCGCTGTACAGCGCCCAGCACCTCGTCGCCCACCTGCATACCTTCGAAAGCGTACCCGGGAAACCCGGTTTCCTGCCCTATGAATTCCGCATGATCTGGCTGAACTTCAAGAACCCGCAGATCGCCTTCATGCGCGACGAAAAAGTTCGGCAGGCACTGCAGATGGCCATTCCGCAGCAGGCCATCATCGACGTGGTGTTCCACGGCCTCGGCGCGGCCAGCTTCACCGCCGTTCCGCCCGTACCCGACACCTATCTTTCGCCGTCGATGAAGGATATGGACGAACACCCGAACCGCGAGTACGACCCGGCCAAGGCCGCGCGCCTGCTCACAAGCGACGGCTGGAAGATGCATGACGGCGTGCGCACCAAGGAAGGCCAACTCCTCGAATTCACCTTGCTCTATCTCACCGGCAGCCGCGCGCAGACCGAGGAGGCCGACATCCTCAAGGCCTCCTGGCAGAAGCTCGGCGTCGTGGTGCATCTCAAGCGCATGCCCCAGGCCACCCTGCTCGCCACCGTACAACCGAACGGACACTGGGAAACGGCCATGCTGCTGTGGTCCTATGCCCCGGACTTCTACCCCTCGGGCGATGGCCTGTTCAATACCGGCGGCGGTGCCAATTTCGGGCAGTACTCGAACCCCGCACTCGATGCCGCCATCACCGGCTCGACCCAACCGCATGGACGCGATGCGCTGTGGCATTACGAAGCGCTACTGGCAAAGCAACTGCCGGTGCTGTTCCTACCTGTACCCGGCTATCTGGTCAAATCCGATGGCTGCTTCAGCAATATGCGCGAATATCTGAACCCAACTGCCTACATCGCACCACAGGCACTTGTCTGGAAACCCGGCACCAGCTGTCAGCCGCGTAGCTGA
- a CDS encoding MotA/TolQ/ExbB proton channel family protein — protein MEFITHLIKLSGGLPIIMALLLLVAVAVIFDRLWFYYRVLGAGNRVEASLKGLDYRDVRGLKALGEEYAHTLQGRLILQAVASKAETPDALSQHLDEEVLWSMPRLDQYLWLLDTAATLGPLLGLFGTIIGMIDTFNVLGSSGAAVKATGGIADALVSTGMGLFIAIISVLFLNLLNKRLRLAMHQLDLIRLLLINRFYGEGVKAHGETGAEHFETRSALGAHLGMGDTRKAEGV, from the coding sequence ATGGAATTCATCACGCATCTAATCAAGCTTTCGGGCGGGCTGCCGATCATCATGGCGCTGCTGTTGCTGGTGGCGGTGGCGGTGATTTTTGACCGGCTGTGGTTTTACTACCGGGTGCTGGGTGCGGGCAACCGGGTGGAGGCCTCGCTCAAGGGGCTTGACTACCGCGACGTGCGGGGTCTCAAGGCGCTGGGCGAGGAGTACGCGCACACCCTGCAGGGGCGCTTGATCCTGCAGGCGGTGGCGTCCAAGGCCGAGACGCCGGACGCGCTGTCGCAGCACCTCGACGAGGAAGTGCTGTGGTCGATGCCGCGGCTGGACCAGTACCTGTGGCTGCTGGACACGGCGGCGACCTTAGGTCCGCTGCTGGGCCTGTTCGGCACCATCATCGGCATGATCGACACCTTCAACGTGCTGGGCAGTTCCGGGGCGGCGGTCAAGGCCACCGGAGGCATTGCCGATGCGCTGGTGTCGACCGGGATGGGTCTTTTCATCGCGATCATCTCGGTGCTGTTCCTGAACCTGCTGAACAAGCGCCTGCGTCTGGCGATGCACCAGCTCGACCTGATCCGGCTGCTGCTGATCAACCGCTTCTACGGCGAAGGCGTCAAGGCGCACGGCGAGACCGGCGCGGAACACTTCGAGACGCGCAGCGCGCTGGGCGCGCACCTAGGCATGGGCGACACGCGCAAGGCCGAGGGCGTGTGA
- a CDS encoding ExbD/TolR family protein, which translates to MDRSRYFEHQEPRLNIIPMIDIMMFLLVFFVLMVLHMIPNTGVKLHLPSASTATKLPHKSVIIGVTDKGAVRYQDHTVTLDALKQALSALKDKATVSVIIASDGKATVQELTGVMNTVRELGISKIGLATRAGSPAGAGKTAAGKTPTGTPAAAAPAGSAAP; encoded by the coding sequence ATGGATCGCTCCCGCTACTTCGAGCATCAGGAACCGCGGCTGAACATCATCCCGATGATCGACATCATGATGTTCCTACTGGTGTTCTTCGTGCTGATGGTGCTGCACATGATCCCCAACACCGGGGTGAAGCTGCACCTGCCGAGCGCGAGCACGGCGACCAAGCTGCCGCACAAGAGCGTGATCATCGGCGTGACCGACAAGGGTGCGGTGCGCTACCAGGACCACACGGTGACCCTGGACGCGCTCAAGCAGGCGCTGTCGGCGCTCAAGGACAAGGCCACGGTGAGCGTGATCATTGCCAGCGACGGCAAGGCCACGGTGCAGGAACTGACCGGGGTGATGAACACCGTGCGCGAGCTGGGGATCAGCAAGATCGGCCTGGCCACGCGCGCGGGGTCCCCGGCGGGCGCCGGCAAGACCGCCGCCGGCAAGACCCCCACTGGGACACCGGCTGCCGCAGCGCCGGCCGGTAGCGCGGCGCCATGA
- a CDS encoding energy transducer TonB has translation MPQQVTTVQFVKLPPPPPPKPVVQPRIVPPPPIPKPQIVIPKKPKPKPIVHHKPKPRPKPIVHHKPKPVPKPKPAPHPHVVPHPAPQVVKSPVPTPRVAPVSGPSPSAIAAYSQALHVLIQNNVVVGEMVRQLGLSGSVRVSFVLGPQGGAAQDVRVVSGGANPLIRRDALKTVGQLKYPPFPKSFGSAPRTFEVVVQINANG, from the coding sequence ATGCCGCAGCAGGTGACCACGGTGCAGTTCGTCAAGCTGCCGCCGCCGCCCCCACCCAAACCGGTGGTGCAGCCCAGGATCGTGCCGCCGCCGCCGATCCCCAAGCCGCAGATCGTGATCCCGAAGAAGCCCAAGCCCAAGCCGATCGTGCACCACAAGCCCAAGCCGCGGCCCAAGCCCATCGTGCACCACAAGCCCAAGCCCGTGCCCAAGCCCAAGCCCGCGCCGCATCCGCACGTGGTGCCGCACCCGGCGCCGCAGGTGGTCAAGTCGCCGGTGCCGACCCCGCGGGTCGCCCCCGTGTCCGGGCCCAGCCCCTCGGCGATCGCCGCCTACAGCCAGGCGCTGCACGTGCTGATCCAGAACAACGTGGTGGTCGGCGAGATGGTGCGCCAGCTCGGCCTGTCCGGCAGCGTGCGGGTGAGCTTCGTGCTCGGCCCCCAGGGCGGCGCCGCGCAGGACGTGCGCGTGGTCTCAGGCGGGGCCAACCCCCTGATCCGCCGCGACGCCCTCAAGACCGTCGGGCAGCTCAAGTACCCCCCGTTCCCCAAGTCCTTCGGCTCCGCACCCCGCACCTTCGAGGTCGTCGTGCAGATCAACGCCAATGGCTGA
- a CDS encoding TonB-dependent receptor, with protein MKSAFSHASAVALLGVLGIAGSLLPGMAQAADTSDNGKTASTDAKTIKIKKVTKSYEKLIAAERNIPSVVNAVPEDSIKHASNASSIYSLLNETPSVNEYQQNIGPNTPVLVVRGVRMSQLAQTLDGIPLQDILYGGQGPFLSFNVGNSVSTGEIQSINVYPGVAPPSREGFATVGGTIAYTTRKPTAKPYAEFSTKIGSFGTNEISTDLNTGSIGGGMDGTRALFYYGHESSDGYILHTPSTYDNFMLSLLKPYDEGMSQVSAVLLASRGKSVVQTAPTPTAWLQEYGLYYNPPSSDTYSEQINKYYALILGDRTYINSHLMFQGHMFDIYRTGYFNSWTNPKYINASYPYQVNFQAPYFGYGPMGQANGIYNPNHFTYDPAAVFGTAQAGEAAVVGNNANNTFGIKGSTLLLLPHNAVKVGLMGVRERGWGSQYVYGNLQMPQINGYNSMSDNSAYALRSVYSGYIQDKITLMGGKLHIEPGYTYSGVNTVVDQPWSIYDTTGTAPPYILNSWYTVSTPYLGLAYDLRKDLIAYASYGKGARYSPASDLGYGNQGQAVAPAPEIVNMYEAGLRYDTARAYANFDVYLQEQKDMFSFYINYTTGAAQYQNVGKERMQGAELSGAYKLTPAVELTANTSYTEARYVNGFWALMTPFEGQYGYAFAGDHVPFVPAWTGNLGIKYDKNGTYVKLSTHYTGRMHYVYTLGPNETQTYQGIGLADATVSSPNTFGGFWIFDLKASQKLPVHMGYLKDVKLTLNVDNLFDKKYYSHFYNIYKEYDFAAVGTPYDAAYPGMPRYISLGLSAKFS; from the coding sequence ATGAAATCAGCATTTTCTCACGCCTCAGCAGTAGCCTTGCTGGGCGTATTGGGTATCGCTGGCAGCCTGTTGCCGGGCATGGCGCAAGCCGCTGATACAAGCGACAACGGAAAAACCGCGTCTACCGACGCGAAAACCATCAAGATCAAGAAGGTTACCAAGAGCTATGAAAAGCTCATCGCAGCCGAGCGCAATATCCCGTCGGTAGTGAACGCGGTTCCCGAGGACAGCATCAAGCATGCGAGCAACGCAAGCTCGATATACTCGCTGCTCAACGAAACCCCCTCGGTGAATGAATACCAGCAGAACATCGGTCCCAACACGCCGGTGCTGGTGGTCCGCGGCGTACGCATGAGCCAGCTCGCGCAGACGTTGGACGGCATCCCGCTGCAGGACATCCTCTATGGTGGCCAGGGCCCGTTCCTGAGCTTCAACGTCGGTAATTCAGTTTCCACCGGCGAGATCCAATCGATCAACGTCTATCCTGGTGTCGCGCCACCGAGTCGCGAAGGTTTCGCCACCGTCGGCGGCACCATCGCCTACACCACGCGCAAGCCCACGGCCAAGCCGTATGCCGAGTTCTCCACCAAGATCGGCTCCTTCGGCACGAACGAGATATCGACCGACCTCAACACCGGTTCGATCGGCGGCGGCATGGACGGCACGAGAGCACTGTTCTACTACGGCCACGAGAGCAGCGATGGCTATATCCTGCACACGCCGTCGACCTACGACAACTTCATGCTGAGCCTGCTCAAGCCCTATGACGAGGGTATGTCCCAGGTTTCTGCGGTTCTGCTGGCGAGTCGCGGCAAATCCGTGGTTCAGACCGCCCCTACGCCGACGGCATGGCTGCAGGAATACGGCCTGTACTATAACCCGCCATCCTCCGATACCTATTCCGAGCAGATCAACAAGTACTACGCCCTGATCCTCGGCGACCGCACCTACATCAATTCGCACCTAATGTTCCAGGGACACATGTTCGACATCTACCGGACCGGGTATTTCAATTCCTGGACCAACCCCAAGTACATCAACGCTTCCTACCCGTATCAGGTCAACTTCCAGGCGCCTTACTTCGGCTATGGTCCCATGGGTCAGGCAAACGGGATATACAACCCGAATCACTTCACCTATGACCCCGCTGCCGTCTTCGGTACCGCACAGGCCGGCGAGGCCGCCGTCGTTGGCAACAACGCCAACAACACCTTCGGCATCAAGGGTTCGACCCTATTACTGCTACCGCACAACGCGGTCAAAGTCGGCCTGATGGGCGTGCGCGAACGCGGCTGGGGCAGCCAGTATGTCTATGGCAATCTGCAAATGCCGCAGATCAACGGCTATAACTCGATGTCCGACAACAGCGCCTACGCGCTACGCAGCGTCTACAGCGGCTACATCCAGGACAAGATCACCCTGATGGGCGGCAAGCTGCACATCGAACCTGGTTACACTTACTCCGGTGTGAACACCGTGGTCGATCAGCCATGGAGTATCTACGACACCACCGGCACTGCACCGCCCTACATCCTGAACAGCTGGTATACCGTCAGCACCCCCTACCTAGGTCTGGCCTACGACCTGCGCAAGGACCTGATCGCCTACGCGAGCTACGGCAAGGGTGCCCGCTACTCGCCGGCAAGTGACCTGGGATACGGGAACCAAGGGCAGGCCGTGGCGCCGGCCCCTGAAATCGTCAACATGTACGAGGCGGGACTCCGTTACGACACGGCGCGCGCCTACGCCAACTTCGACGTGTATCTGCAGGAACAGAAGGATATGTTCTCCTTCTACATCAACTACACGACCGGTGCCGCGCAGTATCAAAACGTCGGCAAGGAACGCATGCAGGGTGCCGAGCTCAGCGGCGCTTACAAGCTGACCCCGGCCGTGGAGCTGACCGCCAACACCTCGTACACCGAAGCACGCTACGTCAACGGCTTCTGGGCGTTGATGACGCCGTTCGAGGGTCAGTACGGCTACGCCTTCGCCGGCGACCACGTGCCCTTCGTGCCGGCCTGGACGGGCAACCTCGGCATCAAGTACGACAAGAACGGCACCTACGTCAAACTGTCGACGCACTACACCGGACGTATGCACTACGTCTACACCCTTGGGCCGAACGAAACCCAGACCTATCAGGGTATCGGGCTGGCGGACGCCACGGTGTCTTCACCCAACACCTTCGGCGGGTTCTGGATCTTCGATCTGAAGGCCTCGCAGAAGCTGCCGGTGCACATGGGCTACCTGAAAGACGTCAAGCTCACGCTCAACGTCGACAACCTGTTCGACAAGAAGTACTACTCCCACTTCTACAACATCTATAAGGAGTATGACTTCGCTGCCGTGGGTACGCCTTACGACGCGGCCTACCCGGGCATGCCCCGCTACATCAGCCTGGGCCTTTCGGCCAAGTTCTCCTGA
- a CDS encoding peptide ABC transporter substrate-binding protein, translating to MNPRQNSRLLAAAGLLTALAAPLAHAADPTPRHGGTVVTVPGVGVAPPAAVNGLNPLLSSSLYNQQAAGLMYLGLLWIDRHLKIDYTRSVASGIQVSADRTVYTVTLHKRYRWSDGQPVTAEDVAYDYHMIEKLGPKFPNYGTGGIPTLVKSFEVLGPYRFRITLKRPVNADWFELDGLGLLMPLPKQAWEHYSVKTMFNHMVDPSFFQVVDGPFKLQSFVQGRYVSFVPNPKYTGPNPPYIDRLVLRFLNTPQAVFAALRTGAIQIGTLPRSLYPARAQLAALGTYEIKGLWGFNYMGFNYSNPNLGFIHDVRVRQAMMHAIDQPLLVKLEDFGMGQRDYGPVPVDPPTFLSPHARKMLDSKVYDPALADRLLDEAGWKRGPGGIREKDGHKLAFTMYVQAGRTRGPTMIAGMLAQVGIKLRLREKPFNSVIAEYTDPSNKQWQSIYLGWSLSTYPSAGTIFKTGGALNDYHYSDPKLDKLIDEVTKKSGLAPLYAFQDYMIKTQPVIFLPYSYKLVKYARNIHGIDKAFTPLGGFNPQYLWVSAK from the coding sequence ATGAATCCACGACAGAATTCCAGACTGCTCGCGGCCGCAGGGCTGCTGACCGCACTCGCCGCCCCTCTCGCCCATGCGGCAGACCCCACGCCCCGGCACGGCGGCACGGTGGTCACCGTCCCAGGCGTCGGCGTCGCGCCGCCAGCGGCCGTGAACGGTCTCAATCCGCTGCTGTCCTCATCGCTGTACAATCAACAGGCCGCCGGCCTGATGTATCTCGGCCTGCTGTGGATCGACCGGCACCTCAAGATCGACTACACGCGCTCCGTCGCCAGCGGCATCCAGGTCTCGGCCGACCGAACCGTGTACACGGTCACGCTGCACAAGCGCTATCGCTGGTCGGATGGCCAGCCGGTCACCGCCGAAGACGTGGCCTACGATTACCACATGATCGAAAAACTCGGGCCGAAGTTTCCCAACTACGGCACCGGCGGCATCCCGACCCTGGTCAAGTCCTTCGAGGTGCTCGGACCCTATCGCTTCCGCATCACCCTCAAGCGCCCGGTCAATGCGGACTGGTTCGAGCTCGACGGTCTCGGCCTGCTCATGCCCTTACCCAAGCAGGCCTGGGAACACTACAGCGTCAAGACCATGTTCAACCACATGGTCGACCCGAGCTTCTTCCAGGTCGTCGATGGGCCGTTCAAGCTGCAGTCCTTCGTGCAGGGACGCTATGTCAGCTTCGTGCCCAACCCCAAATACACTGGCCCCAACCCGCCCTACATCGACCGTCTGGTGCTGCGCTTCCTGAACACCCCGCAGGCCGTATTCGCCGCGCTGCGCACCGGCGCCATCCAGATCGGTACCCTGCCGCGCTCGCTGTATCCGGCCCGCGCCCAGCTCGCCGCCCTCGGCACCTATGAGATCAAGGGGTTGTGGGGCTTCAACTACATGGGCTTCAATTATTCCAACCCGAATCTCGGCTTCATCCACGACGTGCGCGTACGTCAGGCCATGATGCATGCCATCGACCAGCCGCTGCTGGTCAAGCTGGAAGATTTCGGCATGGGTCAGCGCGACTACGGCCCGGTGCCGGTCGATCCGCCCACCTTCCTCTCGCCCCACGCGCGCAAGATGCTGGACTCCAAGGTCTACGACCCCGCGCTCGCCGACCGTCTGCTCGACGAGGCCGGCTGGAAGCGCGGCCCCGGCGGTATCCGCGAAAAGGACGGCCACAAGCTCGCTTTCACCATGTACGTGCAGGCTGGCCGTACCCGCGGTCCGACCATGATCGCCGGCATGCTTGCGCAGGTCGGCATCAAGCTGCGCCTGCGCGAAAAACCCTTCAACAGCGTCATCGCCGAATATACCGACCCCAGCAACAAGCAGTGGCAGTCGATCTACCTGGGCTGGAGTCTGTCCACCTACCCCAGCGCCGGCACCATCTTCAAAACCGGCGGAGCGCTGAATGACTACCATTACAGCGATCCCAAGCTGGACAAGCTGATCGACGAGGTCACCAAGAAATCGGGGTTGGCGCCGCTCTACGCCTTCCAGGACTACATGATCAAGACCCAGCCGGTGATCTTCCTGCCCTACTCCTACAAACTCGTCAAATACGCACGCAACATCCACGGCATAGACAAGGCGTTCACCCCGCTCGGCGGCTTCAACCCGCAGTATCTCTGGGTTTCGGCGAAGTAG